Below is a window of Andrena cerasifolii isolate SP2316 chromosome 5, iyAndCera1_principal, whole genome shotgun sequence DNA.
TGGTTCGATGCATCATCTTTCGAGGAAGAAAGACACAATCGACGATCGATGGTTTCGTTTAAATCGATTCACAGCAGAGCGAGCATCGATGTACTTGGACGATCGCACGAAAGAAACGATACATATAATCACCGAGAACTACAAACATACATACGGATCTCGTATCATTGAAGAATCTGCAGAACATTCAACTGTTTAATACGTAAGAcgtttttatcgataaaaattggtagtgtgaattttttaataaatcagttttaaaaaaaaaaaacacgattcGAGTCTATACGAGTAATAGCAATCATCGATACATTCTTCCACCTGgatatctataattattattctcttcTCCAGCGCCGTAGACTTTTCCAAGCTCCTCGTCAAATCCGTTCTCGAAATCCGTTACCGCCTGCTCCATCGCTGCAACGTAAGTACGTACATATGTGTACGTACTAGAAATGATGTATATCGCTGGGTGATTAGATCTTTATTTACATACATTGTTTTACGGTGATATCGCTGAATAATGACGAGGTATCTATAATACATGTAAAACTTGCTCTTAAATTTGGCCGCTTATCGTACAAGTTTGGTACCTAACTTTGGATTAAAATCGATCACGCCCGATTAACGTTTTCGCGATATCGAACATCTTACCGTCTACTCTAACACGTTGATACTTGACTTTTAATATGAGACGCTACGCGGCAGGTACTACTCTACCCGCGATACACCGCCACTACGCGCGTGTCTGCGTATGATAGACGACACGCGAGTTTTTACGACACAGCGGTTTTTAACAATCAACACCTCGTTGTACACAGGGTATGTTGAAACTAATATCGTTTGGTCTTGTATCCGAACTCGATTGTTTTCGTAATACGAAGAGTATGCGGAATAAACGGATCACTGGCTCACTCCCTTTCAATATTTACCCCCTTTTACTGTTCTTTTGCAGTAATAGTTTCCCGACTTAagctctttctccctctcgcaATCATCAGGCGAAAAAGGAGAAGCGATCAGATGGGAAACGGAAGAGGTAGATGCGGGATATCATTGCACAAACGTAGGCCACAAAAGTTGACGTTGCAAACGTTCAGACATTCCAGTTGCTCGAGTGTCGTGATCTTTTTCGACAAGAAATTAGCCAAGTAATCCAAGGTGTAACTTTTTGCGCTATAGGTGTCATATAAGTGTCTATATGCGTTGCACGCAATCTCCCGGGTTCTGATAATTCCTAATCGATGTATCTCAATTCCTTGTTTTAAATTCAATTCAACCCGTTGCGAAATAATCTTTTCGTCGGCCACACTTCTGCGTATACGCGCGCATAGGTACCTATGCATACGAACGTCTCGTAACGAAGGTACATACCCACTTTGGTAAATGTTTGCGGTCGTATCGGTGTACATATTTTCGCGTGACTAGAGTCGATGATAACGTAAATCGACGTAAAATTTGATTTTCGAAATTCTACAAGTCCCGAGTCGGCCCCTTGTGTATGTATCGCGCAACGACGCGAATGATACATGTACATAGAACCGCGGCAGTCTTTTTACCCGCGTAAACGCGGTGAAACGTTTTCTCGAAAATTGCCCATGATTCGGTATACGTAGAGTACAAATACATACACCGCTCGGCAGGACCTGGACATTCATTCGCGTTTAATGGAGGTTCTTCGACATACGTATGAAAATGTAGTGGTGGTTGGTCGTGTTGTCGTGTCGTGTTGATTGGCGTAGATTGTTTAAACGTTCATCGCGTAATATACCGAATTTTGCGCACGAGTTGGCAAAGACACCCCATTGGGATTATGCGTGACGTAGGGGTTGGATGTAAGTAAAATTGCTGGTTGCGGTGGAACGTCGCGAGAGGACAAGCTGGCCGCTCCTTCTGGAACGCCACGCTCTATCGCCGCGTAAGGGCCGATAATCTGTTGtcgttgttgctgttgttgctgttgttgttgtagTTTCGAAGGCGAACAAGGAATTTGCAAggaagacgacgaagaagaggacgaggatgaggaggaggacgacgacggcgacgaagaGAATGAGCAGGACGCGGAAGAAAAGGAAGACGAACacgtggaggaagaggaggatgcGGAGGTGGTGGCAGATTGAACGGGAACATTGACGGTAACGTCGTTAGAAATGGATCGAACAGTCCCGTGCATAGGTTCGGTAACGTGATTCGGAAGTGCGCGCGTAGGCGTATGCTGCGCCGCTGCGGCGAGCGTGGGCAAGGTAGCGAACGACGAAGGTAAGGAGGGCGAATACGAGGTCGAGGATGTTAACGAGGAGGTGATCGCGGTGGGGCAAGATGCGACAGCGGTGGAAGTAGCGATGGTAGAGGAGGACAAAAGGGTCGGAGCCGATTGCAATTCGGAGGGAGATGAAACAACGGTACGTCCCAGCTGCACTTGATAGAATCGATACGAACTTTCGGTGGTTGCCACTCCACTGCCGTTGAACGGGGCGGCGCATCTGGAGGGTGCGAACACGGCATAAGGAGGCGAAGCGGGGGGAGGCGCCGCGGTGGTGACTTCCGATGGTAGACGGTAGAACGTGGGTTGATGATAATGCGGGTGATGTTGGTGGTGATGAAGCTGCAACGTATGACCCGCGGCATGAGGGAccgaggaagaagaaaaggcaaGGCCGGAAATTCGAAAGTCGTCTGGTTGTTGATGGTGATGCAGATGCAGATGCAGGGTTTGCTGCGTGGATGGCGGCAAGGCGATAGGATTAGGGGACGAGATGGAAGTGAGTCGAGGATCAAAGAGGGGAGGAGAGGTGGCGGCGGAGGGTACGGAATGACCGAGCGAACCAGAAGGTGGTAGAGGAGTAGCGGTATCGCTTCGCGTTAAACTCGGCGACAGCGAACGATTCCCTGCGTGGTAGTACCTGGGTTGCTGTTGCAACGTTGACTGCGGTTGCGATTGCGTTTGCGTTTGCGATCGATGATCATTCGCGCTCGTCCGAGGGTAGGGATACCTTTCGATGTGGCTAGCATAACTGGGAGATGGATGCGCCGGTAGAATGCGTTGAATATTTTGATAAGTCGGGTCGGACAGGCCGTTGTACGGAACAAAGTACATAGTGCGATAACATTTGCCGTTAGCGGGAAATCCGGTATTCACCGTAGGCATTACGTTACAATGATAGTTGGATAGCGTCGTTACCAAAGGCTCGCGTCGTCGAGGATTCGCGGGCAGACCGCCGTTGGTCGCGTAATCTCCGTCGTTATTAGCGCCCTCGATCTCTTCGCTTCCGAGCGCGACGCTCCGCGAGGTTCGCGCGTTCGCCGTGTTCAGCTGTTCTTGATAATATTGCTGGCCGCCGTTCCTTGGCTCCTGATGAAAACGAAACGTAGCATCGTTCATCGGCAGTTGGGCATTACGTCGCGCGAACGTCTCGTCCGTGTATTGCCCCCGTTCCATTGAATTTTGAGTGGTAACGTTAGTGTTCTCTATAATGGTCTGATAAATGTCATCGATTTGCTTCTGCATCGTGTTTATTCTATTGATCGTATTCGCGTCTCGGTCATCGGTAGCCAAGGTGCCAACGAACGAACGCGGGTTGGAATCATCAGCCGGTTGGTCGTGGTCGTACGACTCCGCGCGACCATCGATTTTCACGCTATTACTTTCGTAATACGTTGGTAAGGAACGATGAACGTTCGCACCGTCACCTTCCGTAACCATTTGGCGGAAAGTTTCCTCGGTGTTGTTCGATAGCCGCTGTTTAATACCTGTTACCGATGGCCTACGATTGAATCCATAATCATTCATTtcatcgtcttcgtcgtcctcatcgtcgtcgtcattCTCGTTGTTGTCTCCGCCGCCGctttcgtcgtcgacgtcgttgacATCGCCGTTATTTCTGTCGTTCTTGCTGTGGCCAGTATCGCGCTGAGCTTGGCCACGATTCTTGTTCTCGGCGGCGGCGGCGACACGGTTGACGATGACGCCGTTGCGGAGGAGTATAGGCTCGAGTTGTCGCTGACCATCGCCACCATCGGCTTTTCCATCGACAACTCTGTCGATTCTATTGTCAGGAGCGTAACTGTTCTCGCTATTAACCGGAGGATAGCGATGATCCTCCACTTGGCTGTACCGCCGTTTGATTCTTTCCATTCGAAACTTGTCCTGCTGGACGAACGCAAGCAACTCGTCGGTTATGTTGTCCCCGATGTCGGGTCTGTCGATAACGATGGGCGGTGTGCCTTTGGTAACGTCCGGTGGGCCGACAAAGTTCCGGTCGCTATCGCGTAACGCCGCTTCGATGTCTTTTAAATTGTAAGACGCGATCGTGTCGTAACTCATCGCAGAATCATGGTTCTCGTTCATCATCGTTCTAGTAGAATCGTGGCGGTAATAATCTTCTCGCGTATCGGCACTATTAACGGTCACGCACGACAATGGCGCCAGGCTGGCTAAGAACTGCTTACGCACGTCCGAGTTATTCGGCTTTAGTACGGAATTCTTCGATTGCTGATACTCTTTGCCAGCGTTGCTGTTTCTTTCAACATTACCCAGACCAAGGTCCGGTGTGTTGGAATTTTTCTTGTGGACAAACAGATCCGTTAGTTTCTTGTACGTCGAGTGATTATGCGTCGGGTGATCGGCAACGGTGCTGGAACCTAAGCCCAACGATTGCGGCTTACTGTAAGTCGTAGCTGCGATCGTCGCCGTCGTCATCGCAGACGTTGTCACTGTTGTTATACCAGGCAGCGCGTCGAGTCCAGCAGCGACAGGTCCTACAGCCGTTTCCGTGATCATAGTCGGATTTTGAACGAGCATTCTCGACGGTGGCAACTCAGGTTCCTCTTGCCCCGTCGGCGCGGTGCGTACCATTAAATCGGCGGTGTCGGTGACTTTCATGCCCGTTACCGAATCCGCGATCGCCGCGGAATTCGCAGAACCCTCGCTTTCCTCCGGATCCACGCAGGTGAGTCGACGGATTCGCTCCTCCAAGGATAAATTGTTGGAAGGTAGGCTCTTTTTTCGCGAGCTCGAACGATACTTGTCGACAAGTCTTCTTCGAAGGGTATTCCTCTCGATCGTTCTACTAATCAGATTCGATTCCTCGCCGAACTCCTTTGGCGGGCATTGTTGCTCGGAGATTTTCGGTCTTTTTAAAGCATCGATTAACCGCAAACTCTCGGCGGTAACGAGAAGCCTCGCAACATCTTGTCGCGGATCCTCGTGGCAATTCGCCGAAGAGATTAACTTGCCGGGTGGCGCTGGAGGTGGCGAAACGAACTTCGGGTTAGGGAATAACTGCCTGACGGCGGAATTAGGCTTCAGGCTATTGCCTACCAAGCATGAATTACCGAGCTTAAACACTAGGGAGAGTTCTTTTATGTCGGAGGACGCTCCGTCACGAATTAATCGGTCCTCGTCAATGTTCTCTTTCTTATCGGTCGTTACCTTCGCAGGGTATAGCGTTTCTCTCGTATCGCGATCATCAGCGACGCGTTCGTTAATATTATCGATCCTGACGCGAGCATCGTTGTCGTCGGTTAAATTGAAAACATTCTTCCAATAATCGCTTCTCATTCCATGCGAGGGATCAATGTCCTCCTGTCGCACCAcgcgttcttcttcttcgtcttcttctcctcctccttctcctccttcttcttcttcttgactGATTTCGCGTACAATGCGCCGTTCCGTGACGGTCGTCATAGTTATCGTCTCCACGAGGTACCGATGCCGTGGCTCTACGAATGAAAGAAGAGTTTGCTTCCGAGTCGTTTAAACGTATCACAAACGTGGGCAAATACGTACCGGTAGACGCTGTTCGCTGCAGTCGTTCGCACGATCTCCTTGCGTTCTCATCGTCGTTTTCCGTTACCTCGCGGTCGACTCGGGATTCCCCTTCGATCTCCGTATCTGGAAAACCATATTACGCGTGAAATATCCATGTGTTGtatgcagagttgggcattagtcgaataaatttttattcaactacgtttttattcgaatgaactcgaataaaaatttcgaataaagtgaagttattcgagaataacgaataaatttttagccgactaaatttttagtcgttattcgttattcgaaggaccgccgcgTCGACTAAGCGGCAGGAATAAGCGGAGGTCAGAACCTGAGCCGCTCCGTATCATGAGGCAAGgggaacacttttcgagtgtacctactcgagccgaagcggcttattcgtgacgcttacaagatcccgaagccgaaaattcagaaaattctgaaactttgtgaatatgtaggggatttcttcctgattacaacgcaatttatgttcgctgcccaaattcactcgaagggggtgaaattaacccctaaaaattcggctattttccgattttgtgttataactcgcgaactgtaagagatagaaagaaagttctaagacaaaagttacttcttttaattagatctagcacttggtaaaaaaatattttatatttcacgagttataacacaaaatcggaaaataaccggattctcaggggtcagttacacccccttagagtgaatttgggcagcaaacaaaaattccgttgcaaccaggagaaaatcccctacatattcacaaagtttcagaattttttgaattttcgggttcgggatgttcccttgttagtcgccacggcggtccttcgaataacgagaaacgaataaacatttagtcgactaaaaatttattcgttattctcgaataacttcgctgtactcgaaatttttattcgaaggttagtcgaagaacaatttagtcgagtaatgcccaactctggttgtATGTACATAGAGTTAGGAAAACGCGGGACGTATTGCCTGAACGTAGGTACATATTCGTGGTAGAGAGCAGCGAAACAGATGCGACAAGCAACTTTAAAAAGGTGCCGGTCACTTTCTTCAGGAATGCACGCGTTCGGCCTTGTTGGGTAAGTGCCGCGTGAAAACACCGGAGACACGGTTCGCTGTACGTCCGGTGAACGTCGGCGAGCGTGTGCCGCTAACAACACGTTCGGGAACGACAGTAAGGATGCGATCGATGCTCACGCATCTACGCATGTCCGTATCATTTCCCGACAAGTATTTCGCTGCACGCGATATAACGAAATTGCCGCGTCGCCGTAAAGCACGGAGCATCGGACGAGAACAGGTGTTGGGAGAACGGTGCTAAGAGCAATCGACACAGTCTTTTATCGATTACCAGTGGGCTGCCGCAGAAACGCGTATATTATCCCTTTAAACGTATCCGTAATTCCGTATGTCCGTAAATACCTGCTTGCGTTGTATTTGGTACGTCTTGACGCTAAAAGCGAAGCacgatcttacaagggaacatcccgaacccggaaattcaaaaaattctgaaactttgtgaatatgtagggaatttcctcctgattgcaacggaatttttgtttgctgcccaaattcactctgagggggtgtagttgacccctgaaaatccggttattttccgattttgtgttgtaactcgtgaactgtaaaatatttttttaccaaatgctagatctaattaaaagaagtaaattttgtcttaaaactttctttctatctcttacagttcccgagttataacacaaaatcgaaaaatagccgaatttttaggggttaatttcacccccttcgagtgaatttgggcagcgaacaagaATTCCGTtgcaaccaggaggaaatcccctgcatattcgcaaagtttcagaattttttgaattttcgggttcgggatcatcccttgttagttgCTATCTCGACAAAAACTACCCGAGTACCTACTTGGTTGGAATTGGTGGCGCGCGATTTTCGAATCTTATGCAGCGAACGCACGGCAGGAGTAAATTATGTACGCATCGTGGGAAAAAGTACGTGGCCTCGATCCAAGGAGTTCATTATTCAACCCCTGTGTGTTACGCACAAGCGAATTCTATGGGAACGCGGGAGAGATGCGCGGGAGAGCGTATGTATGTTGTCGGCACGCTTCGCGCAACACTTTTTTATTCGGGTTCGTTCATCCGAGGGAACGATATaacgtgtttgaaaaattaataatacataaaCAACGATAAGCGGCATCCCAATGGTGGCTCACCTGTCTTTCGTTGACAGTCAAGATAACTTAACGACGTTTGCGAGCTACATTCCGGTATGCTGGAGACATCGCCGCTGGAGTAGATATCTTTATAACCCTCCGGTGGGCTCAACGTTTCTTGTTGATGCTCTTGGCGCGATAGAGATGACGACGACCCGTTTAGCGGTGGTGGTGTCGGCGGCAGCGGCGGCGGAGCaggaggtggtggtggtgcgGGTGCTAATGCCGGTGTCGGTACCGATATCGGTGGCGACggcaacgacgacgacggcgatggTGTCGTCGATGCTGGCAGTACGATAGGTACATTCGTCTCGGTCGATCGTTTCCGACCTCCATCCTCTTTCGGTCCATCTACCCTATCCCGTTTCTTTTTACCATGTACCTCCGCGTTAGCCGCCTTATCCGTATTTCTCCCTTTCACCAATTCTTGCTCCTTCGCTTCTTCTACTTTTGGCTCCTCCCGCGTCACTTTCTGCTCGCGTTCGTGTCGTTGCCGCTGTTCCGCCTCCACtacctcttcctcctctcgaTTGGCATCAtcatcttcttcctcctcctcctcctcctcttcctcctcctcctcctcctccaccccttcttcttcttcgtcgtcttccGGCCCTATTCCGTCGTATTCCTCTTCGTCTTGGTCCTCGACACGCAATTCCACGCAATTGAACTGTTCAGCCCCGCAACCTTGCCTCCTCGCCCCATGACCGTGTATTATTTCTTCGTCCCTTTCAACGTCGTCGCGGTATCGACCGTTATCCGAGACACCGAATCGGAGATTCAATTCGGCCCGACATTCCCTGCAATTTCCCAATCGTATCAGCTCGTGCTCCTGGCAGCAACAGTCGCAGTCTTCCTCGTAATCCGGACAGCATTCTTCTTTTATCAGTATTATATAATCCGCCGCGAAGAATTCATTCAGTTTCTCGTTTATCACCACTCGATTCTTCTGCGACCTGGCTTTAGATTGGCCGGGCTTTTTCAGCAGAGACTTGAGAATCTTCGCAGGCTGCTCCGCCGGAAGTTTGCTTCCGTGCTCCTTCATTATCGGGCTTCCTCTCTGTCTCCTTTTATCTCCGTAAACGTATAGAGCATACGCGCGTATATGTATATCCCTCCGTACCTGTAGCACCTACTCCGCTGCTTCGTGGCCTTACCACCATCGTTCGTCTACCTTTCACGCTGCTCTCACGGTAACGAGCTTCATTTCTCGCTGCACCACGGGGAAAAGGGCACCGCCAGGTGCACGCGCCCTCGCGATATTCGTACCACCGCTGTCGATCGATCGTCAGCGATCGATCCTCCGCGATGGTCTCAGACGATCGTATCATTCGGCGGGCACACCATATTTCTGTGCGCGCGTCTCACCGATCTCTAGTTCCTAAGGTCGtgtccagatatattggccggtgagtttcgcgaggggtattcccccaccataccgcttgcctgcctcggcgCTACTTTCCTCAACGttctctgactcgctctcgcctccgcagaacaagagtgagccagaagtggtggggatagcgcccagctcctgacgtgtaggccgaaccgagttcttagcgtagaagtgCATACATCGGAATAGGTGTGCGtcagctccgaaaaaattcgtgagttttattggtcagaacatcgACTCTTTCTCGAAAGCTTCATCTCGTATcagtctacgcatagcttcgtaacgcacacaactctATTACGctagaataaataacagccaaacggctaCGTTCAAGCGACACCGAGCAGCGtccccgttaccccaccatacccttgggggggcccagcaactccaactgacaaatccacgatcgtcaaatggtggtggctgacctctcctcgatcgctgttcacggaaacgaactcaccggccaatatacctgaacacgaccttaggaAACAGCACTGCTTCCGGCGGCATTACAAAACCAGTGGTTTAACAGCGTGGATCAGGGTTAGGACGCCGCGGATGGAAACGTTCGTACGTTGAAGCCGAAAATCGATCGCGGTGGAGCTTCCCGTAAGAACGGTGGTTCGGAATGTTATTATGTATCATCGTCACGACCGACAACAAGAACGGTGCCGGCGCTCGTTGTCGTCTCCGTTACGAGTAGGCAGCATcggccaccaccaccaccaccaccaccaccgtttTCTTTTCAACGCTATCGTTAGCTCGTCTTCACGTTGCTCGCATCACCGCCATCACGATCTACTCGATGCACGGTGTTTCGTTTACAGCGCGCAAGCGAACGCTCGTTTCTAATAACACTACCGTTTTATCGATCTTGGACGACGAACGTGGGCGCACTTCTAAACGGCACGACGCGCCGTCATGGTTCCTCGTGACTCGTACTTTCACCGTAAAtcacgcacgcacacatatgTGTATGAAGTAGCCGCACCGAGCGCGTACAACTCAGCACCGAAGACCGAGAACGAGGCGCCTTACGATTCCAGCAGATCGAAATGGATGCAGTCGTAACACTTTGACATTTCCGAATTCGACCGGAAAATGTAAACGATTTCAGCAACGCCGACGGGGATACGTTACTACTTATAATCGCAATTCCAACGTATTTATCCTCCGCCCGTTAAACGTGACCAGCGTCGTTGGGAAAAACTGGTCGGAGTGACCGCGGCACACCGGTAGCTTTCAATTCGAAACGAACGTACTACTGGCTATCATCAGACTGTTTCGACCTCGAGAGGACTCTACCGACCAACCGTGCTCGGAAATGGAACGGGCCGTCGTCCTCCGTTCGCCGTCGGTTATCTTCGGTCTTCGTCTACGCTGTcagtgttcgcgcgcgcgcgcgcgcgtcgtaCCTCGTCCTACGGTTTGCCCGTGGATTACCAACTACTCCGGCGGCtgcagaagtatatcatgtttCTGTAATTACCCGCAAGGGGAGCGTCGCAAAACAATTCGTGGGAATATTTCTTCGAATCCATTGGGAAAGAATTTTGTCGAAACAAAGCGTACCTAAGTAGTACGCAACAGCAGTTTTTCGAAAGTTTCCCGCTGTAACATGCGCAGTAATCAATACGAGCGGGCGAATTTATGCTCTCATGGCCCCTGGACTCGTCGCGACGAGGCGAATGCTTGTACGCTTCGATGTGAAACGAAAAAGAGACGAACCGTTGCTCGCTGTGATATCGCCGATTACGAATAATTGGTTATTTCGTTTCACTCGTGTCTACACAAGCTggaaaatatttcttctccaTCGCCTCCGCGTATGGAGGTACATACATACACGCGAGTTATATTGATAGGTTATATTCGTCGCGCTTATTACGCTGGACCTACCTAAATATTCGGATATTTTGTAGCGTGCCCGTTGGAGATATTAATCC
It encodes the following:
- the LOC143369461 gene encoding uncharacterized protein LOC143369461, with translation MKEHGSKLPAEQPAKILKSLLKKPGQSKARSQKNRVVINEKLNEFFAADYIILIKEECCPDYEEDCDCCCQEHELIRLGNCRECRAELNLRFGVSDNGRYRDDVERDEEIIHGHGARRQGCGAEQFNCVELRVEDQDEEEYDGIGPEDDEEEEGVEEEEEEEEEEEEEEEDDDANREEEEVVEAEQRQRHEREQKVTREEPKVEEAKEQELVKGRNTDKAANAEVHGKKKRDRVDGPKEDGGRKRSTETNVPIVLPASTTPSPSSSLPSPPISVPTPALAPAPPPPPAPPPLPPTPPPLNGSSSSLSRQEHQQETLSPPEGYKDIYSSGDVSSIPECSSQTSLSYLDCQRKTDTEIEGESRVDREVTENDDENARRSCERLQRTASTEPRHRYLVETITMTTVTERRIVREISQEEEEGGEGGGEEDEEEERVVRQEDIDPSHGMRSDYWKNVFNLTDDNDARVRIDNINERVADDRDTRETLYPAKVTTDKKENIDEDRLIRDGASSDIKELSLVFKLGNSCLVGNSLKPNSAVRQLFPNPKFVSPPPAPPGKLISSANCHEDPRQDVARLLVTAESLRLIDALKRPKISEQQCPPKEFGEESNLISRTIERNTLRRRLVDKYRSSSRKKSLPSNNLSLEERIRRLTCVDPEESEGSANSAAIADSVTGMKVTDTADLMVRTAPTGQEEPELPPSRMLVQNPTMITETAVGPVAAGLDALPGITTVTTSAMTTATIAATTYSKPQSLGLGSSTVADHPTHNHSTYKKLTDLFVHKKNSNTPDLGLGNVERNSNAGKEYQQSKNSVLKPNNSDVRKQFLASLAPLSCVTVNSADTREDYYRHDSTRTMMNENHDSAMSYDTIASYNLKDIEAALRDSDRNFVGPPDVTKGTPPIVIDRPDIGDNITDELLAFVQQDKFRMERIKRRYSQVEDHRYPPVNSENSYAPDNRIDRVVDGKADGGDGQRQLEPILLRNGVIVNRVAAAAENKNRGQAQRDTGHSKNDRNNGDVNDVDDESGGGDNNENDDDDEDDEDDEMNDYGFNRRPSVTGIKQRLSNNTEETFRQMVTEGDGANVHRSLPTYYESNSVKIDGRAESYDHDQPADDSNPRSFVGTLATDDRDANTINRINTMQKQIDDIYQTIIENTNVTTQNSMERGQYTDETFARRNAQLPMNDATFRFHQEPRNGGQQYYQEQLNTANARTSRSVALGSEEIEGANNDGDYATNGGLPANPRRREPLVTTLSNYHCNVMPTVNTGFPANGKCYRTMYFVPYNGLSDPTYQNIQRILPAHPSPSYASHIERYPYPRTSANDHRSQTQTQSQPQSTLQQQPRYYHAGNRSLSPSLTRSDTATPLPPSGSLGHSVPSAATSPPLFDPRLTSISSPNPIALPPSTQQTLHLHLHHHQQPDDFRISGLAFSSSSVPHAAGHTLQLHHHQHHPHYHQPTFYRLPSEVTTAAPPPASPPYAVFAPSRCAAPFNGSGVATTESSYRFYQVQLGRTVVSSPSELQSAPTLLSSSTIATSTAVASCPTAITSSLTSSTSYSPSLPSSFATLPTLAAAAQHTPTRALPNHVTEPMHGTVRSISNDVTVNVPVQSATTSASSSSSTCSSSFSSASCSFSSSPSSSSSSSSSSSSSSSLQIPCSPSKLQQQQQQQQQRQQIIGPYAAIERGVPEGAASLSSRDVPPQPAILLTSNPYVTHNPNGVSLPTRAQNSVYYAMNV